ATAAATAGATGTATAAAGACCATAAGCTTTGCTTAGCATTTGATTTTTATAAGCAATGCCTATGTTTCCTGCGTTGAAATAAAGTTTTAAGTCACCTTTTTCAATTTTATAATGAGATTGATCGTCACCACAAAACTGCAAATATGAAGAAACTACCTGTGAGGCTTGCCCTAAAGCAGCCACTTTACAATCATTTAAAAATAGGGCTCTATCGCATAGACCGCTGACCATGGATAAATCATGTGAAACAAATAAGATGGTGCAACCAGATTGTTTTAGAGACAGTATTTTATCAATACATTTGCCCTGAAAATTGGTATCACCAACAGCTAAAGCTTCATCAACAATAAGAATGTCAGGGTTGGAATGAACAGCAATAGAAAAACCCAAACGCACAGCCATACCACTAGAATATTGATAAAGGGGTTTATGGATAGAATCAGCAATGCCAGAAAACTCAATGATAGCATTGAGTTTTGAGTCTATGGTGCCTTTTTCCAAGCCATTTAAAGAGGCATTAAGATAAATATTTTCTAATCCACTTAATAGTGGGCTAAAGCCTGCCCCTACTTCTAAAAGGCTGATGATGTTACCGTGAGTTTCTATGTTTCCTTTATCTGCACTGGTAACGCCAGCAATAATTTTTAATAAGGTGCTTTTACCACTGCCGTTTTTTCCTATGATGCCAAAACTTTCGCCTTTATAAACCTCAAAAGAGATGTCATCCAGCACATTAAAAAGTGTTTGTTTACGCATGAACAGTTTTTTAAGAGCATTAATTACAAAAGAGTAACTGCTGTTTTGGGAGCCAAAACTTTTTGATACTTGGTTGACAGCAATAGCAACTTTATTTGAAATAGATGTGTTCATGATTTTGAATAATCAGCAATGATAGGGTTTTTATGGGTGTAAACCAGTTTTGCAAGATATAAAAACAATACTGTCCAAAACAATACAATGCACAATTTAAGCGGAGAGATTGCATAAGCATTTAAGAAAACACTGTGGTGTAAATCAATAAATACAGCAACTGGATTTAAGTAAATGAATGGGTGAAGTTCTTTTGCAATCATATCAAGGTTGTAAAAAATAGGCGTTGCATAAAATAATATAAAAATAAAGAGTTCACTGATGGGTCCAAGATCACGATAAAACACATACAAATAACCTAAAATCATAGCCAAACTTGCGCAAAACAATGTTGTTAACAGAAATAAAACGGGGAGAAACACTATTTTTTTAAGCATAATGGGATAATTCAATGCGTAAGCAGCTATAATTAAAATTAACATGGAAATAAGATAAGTGATGGCATTGGAACAGGTGATGGATAAAGGGAGTAAAAACCTTGGGAAGGCAATTTTTTTTATAAGATTGCCATTGTTGGCCATCACATACACACCATGTTGAACAGAAAAAGAAATAAAAAACCAAGGTATAAGCCCACTGATGAGATACAAAGGATACTGCTCAATAGCAATAGGAAAGAAAAAGCTAAAAATTATATAAAAAGTGCTCATGGTCACAAAGGGTACAACAAGCATCCAAATCATACCCAAAGAAGATTGTTTGTATTTTTCTTTGAGTTCTTTTATTGAGAGGTAATAAAGCAGTTGAATATGTTGTTTGTTAAGCAAGGTCTGATGATTATATAAGATGTGAAGACATATTCAATCTATTGATGGCTTAGAGCCAAAAATTTTTTCATAAAAGCGGCCCATTTGATAAAAAAATAGACTGATCATATTCATGATTAAAAATAAGGTGGGGTGAAATTCTAATTTTCTATGTTTAATTGATGAGAGCGTATTCTTAACAAAAGTTTTAATAACATCAAGCAGGGTGTTTTTTAAACTTCTTAAAACTTTAACAATTTTAAAAGAAAATTCATCCGTGAAGCTTTGGTCAAAATCTGAGTTGTGAGCAACACATTTATAGGTGCCTCTACCAGTTAAGAAAAACATTTTATACAGTTGGAATAAACTTTGTCGGTGTTTGTGAAAAACAATAGCATCTTCATTGTGTTGAAAAATATAGCCTAACTTTCTAACCCTAAAAGATATATCCATATCTTCACCTGCCGGATATCTAAAGCTTTCATCAAAACCCTTGACTTGATCCAGTACAGATTTTTTAAAAGAACAGTTAACGGTGCACATATAGGCAACACTGCCATCTTCTTTATATTGATGTTGATTAAGGTGTTGAATATGGTCTAAAAATTTTTCAGTTATGGTTTGAGGGTTTAAGGTGATGTTTTTTCCGGAAATTCCTGCAATATTATCGTTCTTTTCATAGCCTTGAATGATTTCATAAAACCAATTTTTTTCAGGTATGGCATCATCATCTAAAAAAGCAATAAACTTACCCTTAGCATATTTTAAACCATGATTTCTGGCAGATGCTGGGCCCGCATTTTTTTGTTTTAAAAAAGTAAAAGGAAAAGGGAAATCGAGCTCATTAAGCATGGTTTCTTTTTCACTAAGATTAGGGGAGCCGTCGTCGACAACAATCACTTCAAATAGAGGCAAAGGTTTAGATGATTTTTCAGATGCATGTTCAATGATTTGTTTGAGCAAGTTTTTTAGCAAATGACAACGCTTATAGCTGGGTATAATAACTGAGAGTTCAATATTGGGTGTGGTTGCATTTTGATACATGTTCTAAAAAGTTATTAACATATGTATCAACTTAAGGTGAATAAAAATATTCAATTCAAGTCTTCTATTTTTAATTTAAGAAATATATTTTCAGGTTTTGCATAAAAACAAGAATAGAGTTAGTTTTGGTGTATGACAAAAAGATTATTCATCATTGCTATAGGAGCAGTCAGTGTTTTAGGGTTTTTGCTGCGATTTTTTATGTCAATTGATCCAAGTATTTGGGCGGATGAAGGTCAACATGTCTGGATAGTGGGGGTCAACCATTGGTATGAAATGAGAAAAGTTTATGAAACCACAGCCCACGATCAACCATTTGGTTTGTATTTGGCTTTGTATTTATGGAAAAACATATTTGGCTGGAGTCAAGTGGCCATGCGTTGTTTCTCTGTGTTTTTTTCATCCATCAGTATTCCAGTGATTGCTGGATATGCCTATAAATTGTTTGATAAAAAAAGTATCAGTATCGTAGCGGCACTCCTTTTGTGCTTTTCTCCTGTTTCGGTTCGCTACGGTTATGATATTACGCCATATGCTTTTGTACAATTTTTTGCCGTGATTTCTACGGGACAGTTTTTGTATGCCATAAAAACAGAAAAATATGGTTTTAGCATGCAACATGTACTGATTAATATGTGTTTGTTGAATATTCATTATTTTTCTTATTTTTTTGTGTTTGCACAAACAGTAGTTTTTTTATTCTTTTTGTATAAAAGCAACTGGGAGCTTATTGTCAATAAACTGATCTACCCTTGTTTGTTTTATGTTTTTGCTTCCTTACCCATGCTTCTTTTGTTTAATCCTGTCATTGCCAAAGGCAATCATTGGTGGATTGGGTTGGAAAATAAAAATAGTCTAGCGGTTTTTAGTAATCTTATTTTGTACAAAGATGTGTTTGCATGGTTGGTTTTATCTGGTGTTATAGGTCTTCTTATTAGAAAACAATACCTAGAAAAAAAGACTAAAAATCTAGTATTAAGTTATTCAACGATTGCATTGAATGGCATTATGTTATTAACGGTCTTTGTTGCCGGAATATTTACTTGGAAAGTTTCTGGTAATGAGCGTTATTACATAGCCTTGTTGCCAAGTATTGTATTGTTATTTTCATTTTTATTCATGAGTTTTGAAAAAAAACATCTTGCTTATATTTTTTGTACACTGGTTATTGGGCTATTTATTTACGATGCTTATAAAAACTTACCCAGACAAAACTACCAAGATTTTGATTCAGCCTTGAACTTTGTAAGAAAGGATAGTTTTGAAAACAATGCTACAAATGAAATTATATTTATTCCAGAATGTTGTCGTTGGGGTATTTACTATTATCAAGCACAAAAAAAGATTGCTATTAAAAGTTTGGCATTGAGCTTAGTGGATTTCATCAACAACCAAAGTCAATCAGAGAGCATGATCAATAAGTTAAAAGCAGAGGGCTATCAAAAAATTTATACGCTTCTTTATTATGAAAGTTTAAAACACAAACAAAGAGTCATAAATACAATGAATCAATATGCGCGTCTGACAGATGAAAAAAAATTTAAAGGAGTTTCAGTTTTAGTGCACTCAATAGAGTAGATTGTTATTCAGGGATAATGTTGGGCCTACCATATTGATCATAGCTTTGTTTGCTATTCTTTAGCGTATGGATGTTTTTTTCTTCCAAGAAGTTTTCAAGGTATTTTGCCGCCTCTAAACCACTTTCATGCGTACGTTCCAACATTCTGTATTGAAAGGTTCCCGTTCTGCCAGCAATAAAAAGATTGTTTACTGGGGTGACATGATCAATATAAGAAAAGATTTCTTTATTTTTTTGACTTAAAACAGGGTATGCTTGTGGGCTTCTATTTAAGGATAAGCCTATGATTTTTTCTCGGTCTAAACCATAGATTTTATTTAAATCATTAAAACACTGGTCCAAAAGTTGATCTGCATTCATGTTAAAAAGTTGATCTTCTTCCTGGCAAGCAAACTCAACGGCAATAAGAGTTTTATCTTTTGGTGCCATATGTGCCAAAGCATTTTTAAATTCGCTAACTCTGTAAAAAGCATACTTATCTTCTGGAAACCAAGACCAAAGACCTTGCAAAACCTGTTTTTGTCTAAGTTTAATGAATAAAATTACAATGCCTCGGTAATGAAGCTTGTCCCACGCGCTATCAATACCATTTTTTTTAAGCTGATGAGCCAAGTGATTGATGGGAATGGTGCTTAAATAGGCATCAGCAGTAATTTTTTTACCATTAACAGTAGCGGAAGTGATTTTTTTGTTATCAATTTCTAAATGTTCTAGTTTATGATTGAGATGAACATGAACGCCTGGCGTGTTGGCTAAAGTTTCAAAAATAAGGGCATTGGTTTGTTTAGGATAAACAATGTAACGATCTTCCCTAAAGTAGTCTTTGGTGATGCCCTTTCTTACTTTGCGCATGATTTGATGCAAGATATATTTAATATTGGTGGGCAAAAGCCTGGAAGCAAAATCTAGGGACATATTTTGAGCTGGCATACCAGCCCATTTTTCTATTAGGGGTTGTAAGACAGATTTTGAGAAATATTTACCATAGTATTGGTACAAGTATTGTTGTAGGTTTTTTGCACTGGGTTTAAAGTTTCTTAAAACCATGGCTGAACCAGCGGAGAGGCAATACAAAGGGTTTTTAACAAAACCAAATGGAAATTCGTAAAAACGTTCTTTTACATAAAGGTGTTCATAATATTTTACTTTAAAACATTGATCTAGAATGCCTATTTTTTTGGCCAGGCTGGAAAAAATAAAACGTGGGCCATTATCATACATAAAACCATCATCATCCTTAAAGGTTGCCGCTAAGCCTGCAATTTGTGGGTTTTGTTCATAGACATCCACATGGTAACCTTTTTTTGCCAGTTCGCTTGCAGCAGAAAGACCAGCCATGCCAGCTCCAAAAATAGCAATGGTCTTTTGTTGAGATGGTTTTGAAGCGGAAGATAGGTCAGTCATTGGGTTTGTTGTACTTGGTTTTTATGTATTCTGCTAATTTTGCAACATTTTGTTGTGTACTTGGCCATGTGAATTGTAAATGTTTTGTGCTTAAAGATGGATCACCAAGATAAAGTAAACTTCTTTGGGCCATATCCTCTTTGTTACACAGCATGATCCATTTACCCAACTGGATTTCTGATTCACCCAGGCATTGACCTAAAGTTGGGACGCCCAATGCTAGATATTCACATAGTTTTAAAGATACTCTAGCGTAGTTTGCTGGGCGGGGTGATAAGTAGATATGGGCCATGTCCAGTTGTTTTAGCCATTTGCTAACATCTTTTTTTTCAAGAAACCCGGTTACTATAACTTTTTCTGATAAACCACTGATATTAATTAAGTGTTTAGCAAGTTTTTCAAAAGGACCACCCGCCAACAAAATAAAATAAACATTTTTATTGTAACTGTGAATTTGTCGCCACACATCTAAAATGTTGGGTAAATCTAGCATTCCACCGTGAGTGAAGGTGCACATGTAGCCAATCAGTTTTGCACTAGGATTAATATGATAACCAAGTTTTATAAAGCAAGGGTTGTCTTTTGGTTTATGTTGCAACTGAAATAACTCATCATCAATGGTTTGAGGTAAAAAATAAGTTTTTTTATAGGGGGCATAGCCTAAGATTGAATTACTGTGTGATGTAATAAGATGAGCTAGTTTTGGACCAATTTTTTCTGAAGTTTTGACCATGTATTCAAAAAACTCAGACTTTTGCATATCATGATCTAAGTCATCCCAATCAACCCAAACATATTTAAATCTTAAACGAGCAATTAAGATACAAGCAAGTGTAATGGGGTTAAATTTTTGTATAAACAAGATGTCATAAGGTGCACTAAGACTTTGCCATAAAAAATATGCAAAGGTTTTGAGTATTTTATTTTGCGCTTGAGGAATGCGTATGTTTGAAAAGTGTGGCTTGAGGTATTGAACAATAAGATTAAATCTTATTGTGGAGCCATGTTGTGGGCTTAAACTATTAAGAGCTAAAATCCGTAGTTTAGACACAACAAGACTCCAGTGAAGCGTTATATTTTATATCCAAGACCTAATGAAATAGAATGGATGAAAGCTTTGTAGTTGCCATCAACTGGGTTATTTCCTGCTGCAGTGGTGTCTCTTTCACCAAAGCGACCGTTCCAAGTTAAGCCAATGTTTAGGTTTTTTAATTGATAAGCGGCACCTGCAGAAATTTCATGCGCAGCTATGTCAGCAATAATACGGTTAATAACTTCATCAGGGATTGCATCATTGAAGTCCTTAGCATAACCTGCTCTGACCGATAAAGCATCGGTTGCTTTGTAATCAGCACCCACATGAATGGTATGGGTGTTTTCCCAGTTTTGTGCAAATGTTTGGCTTAAAGCGCCGTCGTTGATATCCACGGTATATTCTTTTATGGCGTCATTTTTTTCAAATTGGTAGGCTAAACCCAGGGTTAACTTATCCGTTGGGTAAAAACCAAAACCTGCATTTAGAGTCATGGGTAAAGTTTGATTTATGCTGACATCGTTGTTGGTGCTGCCAGTTAAGCCATTGATTGGACCACCGCTGGTAGTTTTGATGGTACCGTCAATCCCTTTTTCTACAATAGAGCGTAAGTTTGCACCCACAGAAAATTGTTTGATGGGTTTATAAAATACACCAAAACTGGCCCCCATAGCCCAACCATTAACATCTAAACTTTCAATGGTGTCAATGACGGTGCCGGGGTTATTTGGATCAAGGTCAACAAATTGGCCTTTGAGTTCATTTTGTATTCTAACAATACGGAAGCCAGCGCCAATGCTTAAGCCAAAGTCAGATTTATACGCCACTGTGGGGATGATTTCCATAGAATAAATCTTGCCTTCATTGGGATGAGATATTACAGCTGAATCAGAAGGAAATTTGCCACCGTTACCATGTGGAAAAAACACACCCACACCCACATACAGGGGTTTGGCTATGCTACTAACAAAAGAAAAACTGGGCACAGGCAAAAGTTCTTTTTTAGCACTTTCAGTAGAATCACCTTCTGGAGTAAAGTCTGATTTAGCAAGAAGAGAGTCTGCGCCAATATAAAAATGATGCCCATCCAACTGGGTAATCCCGGCTGGGTTGTGATAAATGGCTGTTGCATCATCAGCAATACCAACAAAGGCACCACCCATACCAATGGCTTTGGGTCCAACATTAACAGATTTTGATAGGCCTGTTGCATATCCAGCGTCAGTAAACAGACATAGACATACGCAAGCCACAATAAAGTATTTCAATGATGTATAGGTAAAATGCATGAAAAAACCTCCAAAAAAGCAATGTTTGAAATCCAATAATAAAAGATAAAGTTATGATGGCGTTAAATGGCAATTCAAACAAGTATTTTTAACAATTATGAATTTTTATTCAATTTAATATTCGTTCACAAAACGCTTATAAAATATGTTAGAATGACAAAATTGTATTGTGATTAAGCTTGTTAAATCAGATTCTAGAAATCATCCCAG
This window of the Oligoflexia bacterium genome carries:
- a CDS encoding ABC transporter permease, which encodes MLNKQHIQLLYYLSIKELKEKYKQSSLGMIWMLVVPFVTMSTFYIIFSFFFPIAIEQYPLYLISGLIPWFFISFSVQHGVYVMANNGNLIKKIAFPRFLLPLSITCSNAITYLISMLILIIAAYALNYPIMLKKIVFLPVLFLLTTLFCASLAMILGYLYVFYRDLGPISELFIFILFYATPIFYNLDMIAKELHPFIYLNPVAVFIDLHHSVFLNAYAISPLKLCIVLFWTVLFLYLAKLVYTHKNPIIADYSKS
- a CDS encoding glycosyltransferase produces the protein MSKLRILALNSLSPQHGSTIRFNLIVQYLKPHFSNIRIPQAQNKILKTFAYFLWQSLSAPYDILFIQKFNPITLACILIARLRFKYVWVDWDDLDHDMQKSEFFEYMVKTSEKIGPKLAHLITSHSNSILGYAPYKKTYFLPQTIDDELFQLQHKPKDNPCFIKLGYHINPSAKLIGYMCTFTHGGMLDLPNILDVWRQIHSYNKNVYFILLAGGPFEKLAKHLINISGLSEKVIVTGFLEKKDVSKWLKQLDMAHIYLSPRPANYARVSLKLCEYLALGVPTLGQCLGESEIQLGKWIMLCNKEDMAQRSLLYLGDPSLSTKHLQFTWPSTQQNVAKLAEYIKTKYNKPND
- a CDS encoding FAD-dependent oxidoreductase: MTDLSSASKPSQQKTIAIFGAGMAGLSAASELAKKGYHVDVYEQNPQIAGLAATFKDDDGFMYDNGPRFIFSSLAKKIGILDQCFKVKYYEHLYVKERFYEFPFGFVKNPLYCLSAGSAMVLRNFKPSAKNLQQYLYQYYGKYFSKSVLQPLIEKWAGMPAQNMSLDFASRLLPTNIKYILHQIMRKVRKGITKDYFREDRYIVYPKQTNALIFETLANTPGVHVHLNHKLEHLEIDNKKITSATVNGKKITADAYLSTIPINHLAHQLKKNGIDSAWDKLHYRGIVILFIKLRQKQVLQGLWSWFPEDKYAFYRVSEFKNALAHMAPKDKTLIAVEFACQEEDQLFNMNADQLLDQCFNDLNKIYGLDREKIIGLSLNRSPQAYPVLSQKNKEIFSYIDHVTPVNNLFIAGRTGTFQYRMLERTHESGLEAAKYLENFLEEKNIHTLKNSKQSYDQYGRPNIIPE
- a CDS encoding glycosyltransferase — translated: MYQNATTPNIELSVIIPSYKRCHLLKNLLKQIIEHASEKSSKPLPLFEVIVVDDGSPNLSEKETMLNELDFPFPFTFLKQKNAGPASARNHGLKYAKGKFIAFLDDDAIPEKNWFYEIIQGYEKNDNIAGISGKNITLNPQTITEKFLDHIQHLNQHQYKEDGSVAYMCTVNCSFKKSVLDQVKGFDESFRYPAGEDMDISFRVRKLGYIFQHNEDAIVFHKHRQSLFQLYKMFFLTGRGTYKCVAHNSDFDQSFTDEFSFKIVKVLRSLKNTLLDVIKTFVKNTLSSIKHRKLEFHPTLFLIMNMISLFFYQMGRFYEKIFGSKPSID
- a CDS encoding TonB-dependent receptor, whose amino-acid sequence is MHFTYTSLKYFIVACVCLCLFTDAGYATGLSKSVNVGPKAIGMGGAFVGIADDATAIYHNPAGITQLDGHHFYIGADSLLAKSDFTPEGDSTESAKKELLPVPSFSFVSSIAKPLYVGVGVFFPHGNGGKFPSDSAVISHPNEGKIYSMEIIPTVAYKSDFGLSIGAGFRIVRIQNELKGQFVDLDPNNPGTVIDTIESLDVNGWAMGASFGVFYKPIKQFSVGANLRSIVEKGIDGTIKTTSGGPINGLTGSTNNDVSINQTLPMTLNAGFGFYPTDKLTLGLAYQFEKNDAIKEYTVDINDGALSQTFAQNWENTHTIHVGADYKATDALSVRAGYAKDFNDAIPDEVINRIIADIAAHEISAGAAYQLKNLNIGLTWNGRFGERDTTAAGNNPVDGNYKAFIHSISLGLGYKI
- a CDS encoding ABC transporter ATP-binding protein; its protein translation is MNTSISNKVAIAVNQVSKSFGSQNSSYSFVINALKKLFMRKQTLFNVLDDISFEVYKGESFGIIGKNGSGKSTLLKIIAGVTSADKGNIETHGNIISLLEVGAGFSPLLSGLENIYLNASLNGLEKGTIDSKLNAIIEFSGIADSIHKPLYQYSSGMAVRLGFSIAVHSNPDILIVDEALAVGDTNFQGKCIDKILSLKQSGCTILFVSHDLSMVSGLCDRALFLNDCKVAALGQASQVVSSYLQFCGDDQSHYKIEKGDLKLYFNAGNIGIAYKNQMLSKAYGLYTSIYAYKTWHDSDQMIWQLEEKNDSRLSLIGKMRRLPIYQMWTIDLLKDNCFELSIYLKSDSKQDISADEIQTSILLLPNFQNWQIQNKTGQFISSQKNLNQWQQLAVAQPKQKQSISAHNPVENITVTFSQTKGLASMALPLITSKELNSSVLQYLHLEALKLNDTQEKALFFKGQIKITTK
- a CDS encoding glycosyltransferase family 39 protein; amino-acid sequence: MTKRLFIIAIGAVSVLGFLLRFFMSIDPSIWADEGQHVWIVGVNHWYEMRKVYETTAHDQPFGLYLALYLWKNIFGWSQVAMRCFSVFFSSISIPVIAGYAYKLFDKKSISIVAALLLCFSPVSVRYGYDITPYAFVQFFAVISTGQFLYAIKTEKYGFSMQHVLINMCLLNIHYFSYFFVFAQTVVFLFFLYKSNWELIVNKLIYPCLFYVFASLPMLLLFNPVIAKGNHWWIGLENKNSLAVFSNLILYKDVFAWLVLSGVIGLLIRKQYLEKKTKNLVLSYSTIALNGIMLLTVFVAGIFTWKVSGNERYYIALLPSIVLLFSFLFMSFEKKHLAYIFCTLVIGLFIYDAYKNLPRQNYQDFDSALNFVRKDSFENNATNEIIFIPECCRWGIYYYQAQKKIAIKSLALSLVDFINNQSQSESMINKLKAEGYQKIYTLLYYESLKHKQRVINTMNQYARLTDEKKFKGVSVLVHSIE